The following coding sequences lie in one Eriocheir sinensis breed Jianghai 21 chromosome 19, ASM2467909v1, whole genome shotgun sequence genomic window:
- the LOC127000598 gene encoding glutathione S-transferase D7-like translates to MAPTLYLFMPSAYCRSVLLAAKALDVELDVKTVNLMEKEQLKPEFLAINPQHTVPTFVDGDLVLTESRAILTYLSSRYGKDDSLYPKDVITRAKIDGLLYFDCSTLTIKWRLVVHPVMRSTAAKPDEEAVKNLEEAVGWLDGKIAKHPDLYLAGTSQPTVADLAIVAWVSTYEAAGFDVSQHPHVAAWLARCKESIKGYKELNEPGAKKFGEIFKGLMKSRS, encoded by the exons ATGGCCCCCACACTGTACCTTTTCATGCCCTCCGCCTACTGCCGCTCCGTGCTACTGGCGGCGAAGGCGTTGGACGTGGAGCTGGACGTGAAGACGGTCAACCTGATGGAGAAGGAACAATTAAAGCCGGAGTTCCTGGCCATCAACCCCCAACACACCGTCCCTACATTCGTGGACGGCGACCTGGTGCTGACGGAGAG ccGCGCCATACTGACCTACCTGTCGTCCCGCTACGGCAAGGACGACTCCCTCTACCCGAAGGACGTGATCACCAGGGCCAAGATCGACGGCCTCCTATACTTCGACTgctccaccctcaccatcaagTGGCGCCTCGTGGTG CACCCTGTCATGCGTTCCACGGCCGCTAAACCCGACGAGGAGGCCGTGAAGAACCTGGAGGAAGCTGTGGGCTGGCTGGACGGGAAGATCGCGAAGCACCCGGACCTCTACCTCGCCGGGACGTCTCAGCCCACCGTGGCCGACCTCGCTATCGTTGCCTGGGTCTCCACGTACGAGGCCGCGGGTTTCGATGTGTCCCAGCACCCGCACGTGGCCGCCTGGCTCGCCCGCTGCAAGGAAAGCATTAAGGGCTACAAGGAACTGAACGAGCCCGGTGCCAAGAAGTTCGGGGAGATTTTCAAAGGGTTGATGAAGTCCAGGAGctga